The stretch of DNA CGGACCAGCGCGAAGTCGAGCATCTCCAGATAGCGCAGTCCGCCGTGTATCAGCTTGCTGGAGCGGCTCGACGTGCCCGACGCCCAGTCACGCGCCTCCACTATGCCGGTGGCCAGGCCGCGGGTGACGGCGTCCAGAGCGGTGCCGGCGCCGACCACGCCTCCACCCACGACCAGGATGTCCAGCTCCCGCTCGGCCATGCCCGCCAGTGCCTCGGCGCGCTGCGCCGGCCCCAGTGTCGCTGTCCTCACCGCTGCCTCCCGCTGTCGGTCGCGCCGGCCGCACCCGTCGGGCGAAGCCCGTTCCCATCCCCCATGCCTCTAGCGTGTCCCCCCGCCTCCTGCCCATGCCCAAATTCTGACCGGGTTGCCCGCCTTCAGCCACCAGTCACCCCCCGCCTGTGGACAACTCCGCGGGCCCACCGAGAAACACGCTGGTCAATCCCGCATAACGGTCATATTTACTCCTAGTCTGACATTGCGCTCGCTCGTCTTGCCCACAGGACTTGCGTGCCCGCCACGCCTCGGTTACCGGGAAGGACCGCCCACGCCATGCCCGCAGATCTCGCCGTCATCGGACTCGGCCCGCTCGGACTGCCCCTGGCCCAGGCCGCCGTCTCCGCCGGCATCCCCACCCTCGGGTACCGCACCGGGAACGAGTCCGGCTCCCTCAGCCCCGCCGAACTGCGCCGGATGCTCGCGGAGGGCTTCCGGCCCGCCAGCAACCCGGCCGAACTGGGCCGGGTGCGCACGGCGGTGATCTGCGCGCCGACCCCGCGGGGCGCGGACGGCGGGATCGACCTGAGCCAGGTGGAGGCCGGCGCCCGCGCGCTCGCCGGGCAGCTGCGCCCGCACACCACCGTGATCCTGGAGTCGCCCGCGCACCCCGGGACGACGGAGGAGTTCCTGCTCCCGCTGCTGGAGAAGGGCTCGGGGCTGCGGGCGGGCCGCGACTTCCACCTCGCCTACTCGCCCAGCCGCGTCGACCCCGGCAACCGCGGGATCACCCCGGCCAACACGCCCAAGGTGATCGGCGGCCTCACCCCGGCCTGCACCGAGTCGGCCGCGGCCTTCTACGGGCGGTTGACCGACAAGGTGGTGCGCGCACGAGGGTTGAGGGAGGCGGAGACGGTCCAGCTCCTGGAGACCAACTACCGGCACGTCAACATCGCCCTGGTCAACGAGATGGCCGTGCTCTGCCACGACCTGGGCGTCGACCTGTGGGACGTCCTGCGCTGCGCGGAGACCAAGCCGTACGGCTTCCAGGCCTTCCGCCCCGGCCCCGGCGTCGGCGGCCACGGTCTCCCGCAGGACCTGGCCGGCCACGCGGGCTGCGGGCTGCGCATGGTGGAACTCGCCGAGCAGGTCAACGGCCGCATGCCGCGCTACGTCGTCCAGCGCGCCGCCGCCCTGCTGAACGAGCATGGCAAGTCGGCGCGGGGCGCCCGGGTCCTGTTGCTCGGCGTCACGTACAAGGCCGACCTCGCCGACCTCCAGGGCACGCCGGCCGAGGAGATCGCCGTCCGGCTGACGGGCCTCGGCGCCTCGGTCAGCTACCACGACCCGTACGTGCCCGCGTGGAGCGTCCGTGACCGGCCCGTGCCCCGCGCGGACGGCCTGTACGAGGCGGTGGCCGACGCCGACCTGACGATCCTGCTCCAGCAGCACCGCACGTACGACCTCCAGGGCCTGTCGGTGAAGGCGCAGCTGCTGCTGGACACACGGGGGGCCGCGCCCACGGGGGCGGCGCATCGGTTGTGAAAGGAGCGCGCGCGGGTGCTTCGGGCCTCTGCGGCTGGTAGCCGAAGCCGGAAGCGGCCCCTTACCCGCGTATTCGCCCCGAGGGAAACCGTGCGCCCCCGTCTCGCAATACGCGCCCCGACCTGCGCGGACACCCGGCACGTGCGCGGACACCCGGCACGTGCGAAGGGGCCCGGCACGTGCGAAGGGGCCCGGGCCCGCGTGAGCGGGTGACCGGGCCCCTGGCGTGGGCCGTGGACGCTGGGGCTACCGCTTGTGCTGCGAGTCCCCCACCGTCACCTCGACCCGCTGGAACTCCTTGAGCTCGCTGTAGCCGGTCGTGGCCATGGCGCGGCGCAGGGCGCCGAAGAAGTTCATGGAGCCGTCGGGGGTGTGCGAGGGGCCCGTGAGAACCTCCTCGATCGTGCCCACCGTGCCCAGGTCGACCTTCTTGCCGCGCGGCAGCTCCTCGTTGACGGCCTCCATGCCCCAGTGGTGGCCCTTGCCGGGCGCGTCGGTGGCGCGGGCCAGTGGGGAACCCATCATCACGGAGTCGGCGCCGCAGGCGATCGCCTTGGGCAGGTCGCCGGACCAGCCGACGCCGCCGTCCGCGATCACGTGCACGTACCGGCCGCCGGACTCGTCCATGTAGTCGCGGCGGGCGGCGGCCACGTCGGCGACCGCGGTGGCCATCGGGACCTGGATGCCGAGCACGTTGCGCGTGGTGTGCGCGGCGCCGCCGCCGAAGCCGACCAGGACACCGGCCGCGCCGGTGCGCATCAGGTGCAGGGCCGCGGTGTAGGTGGCGCAGCCGCCGACGATCACCGGGACGTCGAGCTCGTAGATGAACTGCTTGAGGTTCAGCGGCTCGTGCGAGGACGACACGTGCTCCGCCGAGACCGTCGTGCCGCGGATGACGAAGATGTCCACGCCCGCGTCGACGACGGCCTTGGAGAACTGGGCGGTGCGCTGCGGGGAGAGGGCGGCGGCGGTGACCACGCCCGAGTCGCGCACCTGCTTGATCCGCGCGCCGATCAGCTCCTCCTTGATGGGAGCGGCGTAGATCTCCTGAAGGCGGCGGGTCGCGGCCTCGGCGGGCAGCTCGGCGATCTCGTCGAGCAGCGGCTGCGGGTCCTCGTACCGCGTCCACAGGCCCTCGAGGTTGAGTACGCCCAGGCCGCCCAGCTCGCCGATGTGGATGGCCGTGGCCGGGGAGACGACCGAGTCCATGGGGGCGGCCAGGAAGGGCAGCTCGAAGCGGTAGGCGTCGATCTGCCAGGCGATGGAGACCTCCTTCGGGTCCCGCGTACGGCGGCTGGGGACGACGGCGATGTCGTCGAAGGCGTACGCCCGGCGGCCGCGCTTGCCGCGCCCGATCTCGATCTCAGTCACGTCTGTGGCCTTTCCCTGATGCGTTGCAGCGTCTTCCAGTATCGCCGACACCCACGACAAGGGCGGCCCCGGATGCTCCGGGGCCGCCCTGCGCACGCCTCACGCGTGCGCGTGCGTCACTGCTCGCCGCTACTTCTTGCTGCTGTAGTTCGGAGCCTCGACCGTCATCTGGATGTCGTGCGGGTGGGACTCCTTCAGACCCGCCGAGGTGATCCGCACGAACCGGCCGTTCGCCTGGAGCTCGGGGACGGTCCTGCCACCGACGTAGAACATCGACTGACGCAGGCCGCCGACCAGCTGGTGGACGACGGAGGACAGCGGGCCGCGGTAGGGCACCTGGCCCTCGATGCCCTCGGGGATCAGCTGCTCGTCGGAGGCGACGCCCTCCTGGAAGTAGCGGTCCTTGGAGAAGGACTTGCGGTCGCCGCGGGACTGCATGGCGCCCAGCGAGCCCATGCCGCGGTACGACTTGAACTGCTTGCCGTTGATGAACAGCAGCTCGCCAGGGGACTCCTCGC from Streptomyces sp. 6-11-2 encodes:
- a CDS encoding nucleotide sugar dehydrogenase is translated as MPADLAVIGLGPLGLPLAQAAVSAGIPTLGYRTGNESGSLSPAELRRMLAEGFRPASNPAELGRVRTAVICAPTPRGADGGIDLSQVEAGARALAGQLRPHTTVILESPAHPGTTEEFLLPLLEKGSGLRAGRDFHLAYSPSRVDPGNRGITPANTPKVIGGLTPACTESAAAFYGRLTDKVVRARGLREAETVQLLETNYRHVNIALVNEMAVLCHDLGVDLWDVLRCAETKPYGFQAFRPGPGVGGHGLPQDLAGHAGCGLRMVELAEQVNGRMPRYVVQRAAALLNEHGKSARGARVLLLGVTYKADLADLQGTPAEEIAVRLTGLGASVSYHDPYVPAWSVRDRPVPRADGLYEAVADADLTILLQQHRTYDLQGLSVKAQLLLDTRGAAPTGAAHRL
- a CDS encoding GuaB3 family IMP dehydrogenase-related protein, translated to MTEIEIGRGKRGRRAYAFDDIAVVPSRRTRDPKEVSIAWQIDAYRFELPFLAAPMDSVVSPATAIHIGELGGLGVLNLEGLWTRYEDPQPLLDEIAELPAEAATRRLQEIYAAPIKEELIGARIKQVRDSGVVTAAALSPQRTAQFSKAVVDAGVDIFVIRGTTVSAEHVSSSHEPLNLKQFIYELDVPVIVGGCATYTAALHLMRTGAAGVLVGFGGGAAHTTRNVLGIQVPMATAVADVAAARRDYMDESGGRYVHVIADGGVGWSGDLPKAIACGADSVMMGSPLARATDAPGKGHHWGMEAVNEELPRGKKVDLGTVGTIEEVLTGPSHTPDGSMNFFGALRRAMATTGYSELKEFQRVEVTVGDSQHKR